The region ATCTGCCATGAGGATGTGGTGCGCATGGTGGTGGAGGAAGGCCCCCAGACCATCCGCAACCTGATCGAATGGGGGGTCAAGTTTACCACCGGCAGCGGCAGCGATGGCTACGACCTGACCCGGGAAGGGGGGCACAGCGCCCGCCGCATCCTGCACGCCGAGGACATCACCGGCCGCGAGATCGAACGCGCCCTGGTGGAGGCGGTGCGCCAGCATCCCAATGTTCGGCTGTACGAACACCACATCGCCATGGACCTGATCACCCAGGCCAAGATCGAACGCCGCCCCCTGGAGCAGAATCGCTGCCTGGGGGCCTATGCCCTGGATATCACCGCCGGCGAGGTTAAGACCTTTTCCTCCAAGATCACCCTGCTGGCCAGCGGCGGCGCGGGCAAGGTCTACCTGTACACCTGCAACCCGGATGTGGCGTCGGGCGACGGGGTAGCCATGGCCTACCGTGCCGGCGCCACCATCGCCAACATGGAGTTCATGCAGTTCCATCCCACCACCCTCTTCCACCCCCTGGCCAAGTCGTTTTTGATCTCCGAGGCGGTGCGTGGCGAAGGTGCCATCCTGCGCCGCCGGGACGGTACGGCCTTTATGGAAAAATACCACAAGCTGAAGGACCTGGCGCCCCGGGATATCGTGGCCCGCGCCATTGACCACGAAATGAAGGTCAGCGGCGACGACTGCGTCTTCCTGGACATCACCCACGAGCCGGCGGATTTCGTGCGCAGCCGTTTTCCCAACATCTACCAGACCTGCATGGAATTCGGGCTGGACATGACCCGGGAATGGCTGCCGGTGGTGC is a window of Geobacter sp. FeAm09 DNA encoding:
- the nadB gene encoding L-aspartate oxidase; protein product: MLIESDFLVIGSGIAGLSFALQAADHGSVALVTKRDISESATKYAQGGIASVFSAEDSFDAHVDDTLVAGAGICHEDVVRMVVEEGPQTIRNLIEWGVKFTTGSGSDGYDLTREGGHSARRILHAEDITGREIERALVEAVRQHPNVRLYEHHIAMDLITQAKIERRPLEQNRCLGAYALDITAGEVKTFSSKITLLASGGAGKVYLYTCNPDVASGDGVAMAYRAGATIANMEFMQFHPTTLFHPLAKSFLISEAVRGEGAILRRRDGTAFMEKYHKLKDLAPRDIVARAIDHEMKVSGDDCVFLDITHEPADFVRSRFPNIYQTCMEFGLDMTREWLPVVPAAHYLCGGVAVNIDAETDVPGLYAIGEAAFTGLHGANRLASNSLLEAAVYATRAYRHAIQAVKKLPNGHPELPVWDSGTATNSDEMVVVSQNWDEIRRSMWNYVGIVRSDKRLERAMRRIKLIQDEIEEYYWNFIVTSDLIELRNIATVAELIVTCAQMRKESRGLHYNIDYPERDDVNGKKDSFIKKQF